The Planococcus halocryophilus nucleotide sequence GTCAGATGCCTTAGATGTTTCAACTGATTACCTCCTCGGCCGCACAGATAATCCTGATTCATTAAATAATAAAAAAGACAGCAAAGGCAATCCTTCCTGGGGCGATGAAGCAGAATTTGAAGCTTGGGTCAATGATCCATCCGTGCACAAGTTCTATAAAGAGTTTAAGGACAGTCCAGAAGAGCGCAAGAAGGCTTTAATGGCCGTTTGGGAGATATTAAAAACGCAAGGGAAATAAATTTAAAAAGTATTTAATTAATAAACTATAGTATAATAACCTTGTTAATTTAAAACGTGTATCCCTGCCACTAGCAGGGTTTTATTATAATTTGTTAAGAAAATTTTTACTGTTTTGGTTATATGTACACTACTTTTTATAGGGGGTTGGAAGATGACTGATAAAACAGAAGCAAAAAAAGAAGCGACGCTTGATAAGGTTAAGCGCATTGCTCAGGCCGAACACC carries:
- a CDS encoding helix-turn-helix domain-containing protein, which translates into the protein MLTMRLKAARKSAKLTQEGLAKRVSTTKATISNYENGHSTPSNDMLLALSDALDVSTDYLLGRTDNPDSLNNKKDSKGNPSWGDEAEFEAWVNDPSVHKFYKEFKDSPEERKKALMAVWEILKTQGK